A single Tenacibaculum sp. Bg11-29 DNA region contains:
- a CDS encoding DUF6638 family protein, translated as MQKLKEANLYRSELIPVSGKLVERYNKCLIKLGLTVTKLESFSIDGLGWSPEISEEKEDIHYLNNGDANSHCIIITPFQKGLPIYNPFHSFDKDLMKLIFKIHETKIQNITRDSAICVDFDQNIDVFYEPLDVLRYTDVVIRFRLIDNLDKVKEEQLQLIVNFNKDNNFIDEKIHQQLLDSANKYGDLRNRDLNLEDIVFTSDSFYTKAFGGIYLLRNFLTPILIFEEKEAYKEAINDTVHDVLMYHISHSELMEKLRDHLITECDLKEERTFNRYERIQKYLFSKHLEEVNHPIKDILEDNMLFKSYLNKLNIETRKKVMSVDRYLDKLKINNETKIKDIIDNSVYFSLHKPHSSLRSNHQDLIWKLLVNISPNDVLFLYWYDKEEFYKQYLNWDASMQDWVIETINKNI; from the coding sequence ATGCAAAAATTAAAAGAAGCCAATTTATATAGAAGTGAGTTAATTCCTGTAAGCGGAAAGTTAGTAGAACGTTATAATAAATGCTTAATTAAATTAGGACTTACGGTAACAAAACTAGAATCATTTTCTATTGACGGACTCGGTTGGAGCCCTGAAATATCTGAAGAAAAAGAAGATATTCATTATTTAAATAATGGAGATGCAAACTCGCATTGTATTATTATTACACCATTTCAAAAAGGATTACCAATATACAATCCGTTTCATTCTTTTGATAAAGACTTAATGAAGTTGATTTTTAAAATACATGAAACTAAAATTCAAAATATTACGAGAGATTCAGCAATTTGTGTCGATTTTGATCAGAATATAGATGTTTTTTACGAACCACTAGATGTTTTAAGATATACAGATGTTGTAATTCGTTTTCGACTAATAGATAATTTAGACAAAGTAAAAGAAGAGCAATTACAATTAATAGTAAACTTTAATAAAGATAATAACTTTATAGATGAAAAGATTCATCAACAATTATTAGATTCAGCTAATAAATATGGGGATTTAAGAAATAGAGATTTAAACTTAGAAGATATTGTTTTTACATCAGACTCTTTTTATACAAAAGCATTTGGTGGTATCTATTTATTGCGTAATTTTCTAACACCTATTTTAATCTTCGAAGAAAAAGAAGCTTATAAAGAAGCTATAAATGATACAGTACATGATGTTTTAATGTATCATATTTCTCATTCAGAATTAATGGAGAAATTGAGAGATCATTTAATAACAGAGTGTGATTTAAAAGAAGAAAGAACGTTTAATCGTTATGAGCGAATACAAAAATATTTATTTTCAAAACATTTAGAAGAAGTAAACCACCCAATAAAAGATATTTTAGAAGACAATATGTTATTTAAAAGTTATTTGAATAAATTAAATATTGAAACTCGTAAAAAAGTAATGAGTGTAGATAGATATTTAGATAAACTGAAAATTAACAACGAAACAAAAATTAAAGATATTATTGATAACAGTGTGTATTTTTCTTTGCATAAACCACACTCATCATTAAGGTCAAATCATCAAGATTTAATTTGGAAACTATTGGTTAACATTTCACCAAACGATGTGTTGTTTTTATATTGGTATGATAAAGAAGAGTTTTACAAACAATATTTAAATTGGGATGCATCTATGCAAGATTGGGTAATTGAAACAATTAATAAAAATATATAA
- a CDS encoding DUF4199 family protein, which translates to MIKKYWQKGGKQKRRVILFSFILLIALFVLRDDYQPALLFIRKYIFIILLSFCVLFFGLRNFRKSASSGKRVFILGMLILFFGALYGIGWHYKMYDYMRTYNVFNNLKRIQITELPLTQNERIQPLRNIFSMANESVGETKDISLPHLVRVDSVNKWTMAIQPTEKYVWQGISDNTEEVFSVSSTTPFPRFSSENRISVTFSIGESLKFSRNTYNAVVQRFSIFQLFNLEPSDTFYMKNDKGAWVQVVSLIKWKGFLFPYPSFGGVMVIENGEHDFGDYVERILLGKGTYISPEEMKNYPYLTRQNTLSEKVSRLQAESLKFLGGFSDPLPWNMKTAVKIPNLPDDQNQQPFVTDFDFSETNLNAYSGLYHWFGLEPVGDERTSLTYSVFVPADGTNKFYYYDHASKKQGYAGVSAMPLKVIESRKEFDWSVNKPVEFRPYIKNIAGKKRLFFIGTVSAIREGSNKFDGSATPDLALIDSEYRDVVWIDAKHPSKWNASVYEQLGEAWKESETSNDYFKNISFAKEIEHIKIDSIALASKQKIEAEKINKLQKQIDSIKENSNN; encoded by the coding sequence ATGATTAAAAAATACTGGCAAAAAGGAGGGAAACAAAAGAGGAGAGTTATATTGTTTTCTTTTATATTACTGATTGCGTTATTCGTTTTAAGAGACGATTACCAACCAGCATTATTATTTATTAGAAAATACATTTTTATAATTCTGTTAAGTTTTTGTGTGTTGTTTTTCGGATTGAGAAATTTTAGAAAATCAGCAAGTTCAGGAAAAAGGGTTTTTATTTTAGGAATGTTAATTTTATTTTTTGGTGCTTTGTATGGTATTGGATGGCATTATAAAATGTACGATTATATGAGAACCTATAATGTTTTTAATAATTTAAAACGCATTCAAATAACCGAATTGCCTTTAACACAAAATGAAAGAATACAACCTTTACGTAATATTTTTTCAATGGCAAATGAATCAGTCGGAGAAACAAAAGATATTTCTTTACCGCATTTAGTTAGAGTAGATTCAGTTAATAAATGGACGATGGCAATTCAGCCCACCGAAAAATATGTTTGGCAAGGAATTAGTGACAATACAGAAGAAGTTTTTTCAGTATCAAGTACAACACCATTTCCTCGGTTTTCAAGTGAAAACAGAATTTCAGTAACCTTTTCAATAGGAGAATCTTTAAAGTTTAGTCGTAATACATACAATGCAGTTGTACAACGATTCAGTATTTTTCAGTTATTTAACCTTGAGCCAAGCGATACTTTTTATATGAAAAACGATAAAGGAGCATGGGTGCAAGTAGTAAGTTTAATAAAGTGGAAAGGCTTTTTGTTTCCGTACCCAAGTTTTGGAGGCGTAATGGTTATTGAGAACGGAGAACATGATTTTGGAGATTATGTAGAACGTATTTTATTAGGAAAAGGAACTTATATTTCTCCTGAGGAAATGAAAAATTATCCATATTTAACAAGGCAAAATACGTTATCAGAAAAAGTATCACGTTTACAAGCAGAGTCTTTAAAGTTTTTAGGAGGATTTAGCGATCCATTACCTTGGAATATGAAAACAGCGGTAAAAATACCAAACCTACCAGATGATCAAAATCAGCAACCGTTTGTAACGGATTTTGATTTTTCTGAAACAAATTTAAACGCTTATAGTGGTTTATACCATTGGTTTGGGTTAGAACCTGTAGGAGATGAAAGAACAAGTTTAACTTACAGTGTTTTTGTACCTGCTGATGGTACTAATAAGTTTTATTATTACGACCATGCATCAAAAAAACAAGGTTATGCAGGTGTTTCGGCAATGCCTTTAAAAGTAATAGAATCACGTAAAGAATTTGATTGGTCGGTAAACAAACCAGTAGAATTTAGACCTTATATAAAAAATATAGCAGGTAAGAAAAGATTGTTTTTTATTGGTACTGTTTCAGCAATTAGAGAAGGTTCAAATAAATTTGATGGCTCAGCAACGCCAGATTTAGCGTTAATTGATAGTGAGTACAGAGACGTCGTTTGGATTGATGCAAAACACCCAAGTAAATGGAACGCTTCGGTGTATGAGCAGTTAGGTGAAGCTTGGAAAGAAAGTGAAACTTCGAACGACTATTTTAAAAATATTAGCTTTGCTAAAGAAATAGAACATATTAAAATAGATTCTATAGCGTTGGCTTCTAAACAAAAAATTGAAGCAGAAAAAATTAATAAACTCCAAAAACAAATAGATTCTATTAAAGAAAATTCGAATAACTAG
- a CDS encoding helix-turn-helix domain-containing GNAT family N-acetyltransferase, which yields MDALKNLGEIGIGSRLKRVSEYMMRETQLVYNTFNIDFDPYLFPAFRIIKSKNGVTNTEITNSLHISQPATTQAINKLLKKELILLKIDKVDKRKKVIILSKKGKTLVKNVTPIWNGIEFIIKEYTKISSNSLVETLNILEEKFNKKSFSKAITEHIQMNTKIMNALEITNYKNEYASHFYNLNIEWLKSFFYVEAYDEEVLSNPDKYIIDKGGHIFFAKINNEVVGTVALMPINSGVFELTKMAVSPKHRGYKIGQHLMQKCIDFAKENSFKKLTLYSNTKLENAIYIYKKYGFIEIPVEKNCPYERSDIKMELKIG from the coding sequence ATGGATGCATTAAAGAATTTAGGAGAAATTGGTATTGGTTCTCGTTTAAAAAGAGTTAGTGAATATATGATGCGAGAAACTCAATTAGTATATAATACATTTAATATTGATTTTGACCCTTATCTATTTCCTGCTTTTAGAATTATAAAAAGTAAAAATGGCGTAACAAATACTGAGATCACAAATAGTTTACATATTTCTCAACCTGCCACAACACAAGCTATTAATAAGCTTTTAAAAAAAGAACTAATCCTTTTAAAGATTGATAAAGTTGATAAGCGTAAAAAAGTTATAATACTTTCTAAAAAAGGGAAAACATTAGTTAAAAATGTAACTCCTATTTGGAATGGTATTGAATTTATAATTAAAGAATATACCAAAATATCTTCAAACTCTTTAGTTGAAACTTTAAATATACTAGAAGAAAAATTTAACAAAAAATCTTTTAGCAAAGCTATTACAGAACATATACAAATGAATACTAAAATTATGAATGCCTTAGAAATTACAAATTATAAAAATGAATATGCTTCTCATTTTTATAATTTAAATATAGAGTGGTTAAAAAGCTTTTTTTATGTTGAGGCTTATGATGAAGAAGTATTAAGTAACCCTGATAAATACATTATCGATAAAGGTGGACACATATTCTTTGCGAAAATTAATAATGAAGTTGTTGGTACAGTTGCTTTAATGCCAATAAATAGTGGTGTTTTTGAATTAACAAAAATGGCCGTATCGCCAAAACATAGGGGCTACAAAATAGGACAGCATCTTATGCAAAAATGTATTGATTTTGCTAAAGAAAATAGTTTTAAAAAACTTACGCTATATTCAAATACCAAACTTGAAAATGCAATTTATATTTATAAAAAATATGGTTTTATAGAAATTCCTGTTGAAAAAAACTGCCCTTATGAGCGTTCTGATATAAAAATGGAATTAAAAATAGGATAA
- a CDS encoding DoxX family protein has protein sequence MKKDKIIYYSATGLLTLLMLFSAGMYLFNHEAVMGMFTSFGYPTYIIYPYAVAKLLGVVAIWFVANKTIKEWAYAGFFFAFILAFFAHVMIGDGEQKGAIIAMILLIVSYIYSKKI, from the coding sequence ATGAAAAAAGACAAAATAATTTATTATTCAGCAACTGGTTTATTAACATTATTAATGTTGTTTTCTGCAGGTATGTATTTATTTAATCACGAAGCAGTAATGGGGATGTTTACAAGTTTTGGTTACCCTACTTATATTATTTATCCGTATGCAGTTGCAAAACTTTTAGGAGTTGTTGCTATTTGGTTTGTAGCGAATAAAACAATTAAAGAATGGGCGTATGCAGGTTTTTTCTTTGCATTTATATTAGCGTTTTTTGCCCATGTAATGATAGGAGATGGTGAACAAAAGGGGGCTATAATAGCAATGATATTACTTATTGTATCATATATTTATAGTAAAAAGATATAA
- a CDS encoding OsmC family protein codes for MAAKVSSKVVLTNRNYLAEAKMRNHFAVLDEPVDRGGDNNGPTPVEYLLTAIGGCVSMTLRMYAERKKWDVGEITVNVTQKEELTSDGIKKSLTEEISFEKEITEVQKTKLLEIAGKCPVAKMVKGETEIRTSIK; via the coding sequence ATGGCAGCAAAAGTATCATCAAAAGTTGTTTTAACCAATCGTAACTATTTAGCAGAGGCAAAGATGAGAAATCATTTTGCTGTGTTAGACGAACCAGTAGATAGAGGTGGAGACAATAATGGGCCAACTCCAGTAGAGTATTTATTAACAGCAATTGGAGGTTGTGTTTCAATGACTTTAAGAATGTATGCAGAACGAAAAAAATGGGATGTAGGTGAAATCACTGTAAATGTAACTCAGAAAGAAGAACTAACATCTGATGGAATTAAAAAATCATTGACTGAAGAAATTTCATTTGAAAAAGAAATTACAGAAGTACAAAAAACAAAATTGTTAGAAATAGCAGGAAAGTGTCCCGTAGCTAAAATGGTAAAAGGAGAAACAGAAATACGAACTAGTATTAAATAA
- a CDS encoding NADPH-dependent FMN reductase, which yields MKKIITFSGSNSKKSINKELVTYTASLIKEVEVITLDLNDYPLPIYGVDEETANGIPKNAQKFFDLIQEGDGIVLSLAEHNGNFTVAFKNMFDWMSRINQKLWNNIPMLLMATSPGGRGGSSVLSIAKNGFPHMGGNIIADFSLPSFYDNFKEGAIIETALNAQLNEAVKALKISLQ from the coding sequence ATGAAGAAAATAATAACCTTTTCAGGTAGTAATAGTAAAAAATCAATCAATAAAGAATTAGTAACGTATACAGCAAGTTTAATAAAAGAAGTTGAAGTAATTACTTTAGATTTAAATGATTACCCATTACCTATTTATGGTGTAGATGAAGAGACAGCAAATGGAATACCTAAAAACGCTCAAAAATTCTTTGATTTAATTCAAGAAGGAGATGGTATTGTTTTATCATTGGCAGAACATAATGGAAACTTTACAGTAGCATTTAAGAATATGTTTGATTGGATGTCTCGTATCAATCAAAAATTATGGAATAACATACCAATGTTATTAATGGCTACATCACCAGGAGGAAGAGGTGGATCTTCTGTGTTATCAATAGCTAAAAATGGATTTCCACACATGGGAGGAAATATAATAGCAGATTTTTCTTTACCTAGCTTTTATGATAATTTTAAAGAAGGTGCTATCATTGAAACAGCTTTAAATGCACAATTAAATGAAGCTGTCAAAGCGCTTAAAATTTCGTTACAATAA
- a CDS encoding glutaredoxin domain-containing protein: protein MKVVLYGKRGHAYSVAFKNYLKCTDVVFEYKDISIDEQASEHTKMLYGGALKVPTLFVNDKVYLTPTTDEFNSIIKELY from the coding sequence ATGAAAGTGGTTTTATACGGTAAAAGAGGGCATGCGTATTCAGTTGCATTTAAAAATTACTTAAAATGCACAGATGTTGTTTTTGAATATAAAGATATTTCTATAGATGAACAAGCTAGTGAGCATACTAAAATGCTATATGGAGGAGCGCTAAAAGTACCAACATTATTTGTTAATGATAAGGTGTATTTAACCCCAACTACAGATGAATTTAATAGCATAATAAAAGAGTTATATTAA
- a CDS encoding MarR family winged helix-turn-helix transcriptional regulator, with the protein MGDISKDIKSKFKNNKVKALINIKYTANWLSSNENDFFKPYGISPQQFNILRILRGAGEAIKVQVIKDRMIERAPNATRLMDKLCDKEFIERIRCEHDRRVVYISISEKGLSLLATIDKSLELDFLENLTEKEAGQLSDLLDKIR; encoded by the coding sequence ATGGGAGATATTTCTAAAGACATAAAATCTAAGTTTAAAAATAACAAGGTAAAAGCATTAATCAATATAAAGTACACTGCAAATTGGTTAAGTAGTAACGAAAATGATTTTTTTAAACCCTACGGAATATCTCCACAACAATTTAATATTTTAAGAATTCTAAGAGGTGCTGGAGAAGCTATAAAAGTTCAAGTTATTAAAGATAGAATGATAGAGCGAGCACCAAATGCAACTCGCCTAATGGATAAACTATGTGACAAAGAGTTTATAGAAAGAATTCGATGTGAACATGATAGAAGAGTTGTTTATATAAGTATATCAGAAAAAGGCTTGAGCTTATTGGCTACGATTGATAAATCATTAGAACTAGATTTTTTAGAAAATTTAACTGAAAAAGAAGCTGGTCAATTAAGTGACTTATTAGATAAAATCAGGTAA
- a CDS encoding pirin family protein has translation MKKLKSIQYKVGSPLVNMGPIKLRQPLPTEGIENVDPFLLLHHYGPYAISQSNNPFDLGPHPHRGFEPITLLFKGEQLHRDSLGNEMLVKAGDVQWTTAGRGIIHAEGPSKEFVEKGGELEGIQLWLNLPAEKKMMPANYQHIKSEDIPLIINEDKTIQLKIIAGNQANETGLIETQTSVNVFTMKTEVRGEMFIDISKHHRSLVYLLEGEVTINNEATLKKGATQMVTFNEDGETIQIEAKKESVLLILSGEPIKEKIAQYGPYVMNTQTEIMEAMRDFQQGKMGYLY, from the coding sequence ATGAAAAAACTAAAATCAATACAATATAAAGTAGGAAGTCCATTAGTAAATATGGGACCAATAAAATTACGACAACCTTTACCTACTGAAGGTATCGAAAATGTAGATCCGTTTTTATTATTACATCATTATGGACCTTATGCAATTAGTCAATCTAATAATCCGTTTGATCTAGGACCACACCCACATAGAGGGTTTGAACCAATTACATTATTATTTAAAGGAGAGCAATTACACCGAGATTCTTTAGGTAATGAAATGTTAGTAAAAGCAGGTGATGTACAATGGACAACAGCTGGTCGTGGAATTATACATGCTGAAGGACCATCAAAAGAATTTGTAGAAAAAGGAGGAGAATTAGAAGGTATTCAACTGTGGTTAAACCTACCAGCAGAAAAAAAAATGATGCCTGCAAACTATCAACACATAAAGAGTGAAGATATTCCGTTAATTATAAATGAAGACAAAACAATTCAGCTTAAAATAATAGCAGGGAATCAAGCTAATGAAACGGGGTTAATTGAAACTCAAACTTCGGTAAATGTATTTACAATGAAAACTGAAGTTAGGGGTGAAATGTTTATAGATATTTCGAAACATCATAGATCTTTAGTTTATTTATTAGAAGGTGAGGTTACTATAAACAATGAAGCTACATTAAAAAAAGGAGCAACACAAATGGTAACTTTTAACGAAGATGGTGAAACTATTCAAATAGAAGCAAAAAAAGAAAGTGTTTTATTAATACTATCAGGAGAGCCAATTAAAGAAAAAATTGCACAATACGGCCCGTATGTTATGAACACGCAAACTGAAATTATGGAAGCAATGCGTGATTTTCAACAAGGTAAAATGGGGTATTTATATTAG
- a CDS encoding Lrp/AsnC family transcriptional regulator, protein MQQLDIIDLQLINELQTDGKQSIKQLSQKVNLSITPTHERIKKIEANGIIKKYVAIVDPELIDRSLIVYCQITLLKHQDAAFKEFEKYINSLDEIMDVSYIAGGYDFLLKVIVKDIKEYEYFILHKMSQLKIISNIQSSFVIRQLKNETKITVK, encoded by the coding sequence ATGCAACAATTAGATATTATTGATTTGCAGCTAATAAATGAGCTTCAAACAGACGGAAAACAATCAATAAAGCAACTTTCTCAAAAAGTAAATTTATCAATTACTCCAACACATGAACGTATTAAAAAAATTGAAGCTAATGGTATTATTAAAAAATATGTTGCCATTGTTGATCCTGAATTAATAGACCGAAGTTTGATTGTATATTGCCAAATTACTTTATTGAAACATCAAGATGCAGCGTTTAAAGAATTTGAAAAATATATTAACTCTTTAGATGAAATTATGGATGTTTCATATATAGCTGGTGGTTACGACTTTCTATTAAAAGTAATTGTAAAAGATATTAAAGAGTATGAATACTTTATTTTACATAAAATGTCTCAGCTTAAAATTATTTCAAATATTCAAAGCTCATTTGTAATACGACAATTAAAAAATGAAACTAAAATTACTGTAAAATAA